The following coding sequences lie in one Pseudoalteromonas sp. Scap06 genomic window:
- a CDS encoding 3'-5' exonuclease — protein sequence MAKSPLDWPRRYEQLLHSAQNSLLKEFYKQAFTNQTAPLKDVPFVALDFETTGLDANTDDIVSVGLVPFNVNRIYCKESHHWVVQPRRDLSEESIVIHGITHSEVDEAPDLNRILAPLLDALKGKVVVVHYAAIERHFFYNALLTRIKEGIEFALVDTMEIERRALRARQGLLGRLFNTKLGSLRLSDTRERYSLPLYQNHNALTDALATAELLQAQLSYHYRLDTPLSEIWL from the coding sequence ATGGCTAAATCACCGTTAGATTGGCCACGTCGTTACGAGCAGCTTTTACATAGTGCGCAAAACTCGTTGCTTAAGGAGTTTTATAAGCAGGCATTTACCAATCAGACTGCTCCACTTAAAGATGTACCTTTTGTGGCGCTAGATTTTGAAACAACAGGTCTGGACGCTAATACCGATGATATTGTTAGTGTGGGGTTAGTGCCTTTCAATGTTAATCGTATTTACTGTAAAGAGAGCCACCATTGGGTAGTACAACCACGACGAGATTTGAGTGAAGAGTCGATTGTTATCCATGGTATTACCCACTCAGAAGTGGACGAAGCTCCCGACCTCAATCGAATTTTAGCCCCACTTCTTGATGCACTTAAAGGGAAAGTGGTGGTGGTGCATTATGCCGCCATTGAGCGCCACTTTTTTTATAATGCGCTGCTCACACGTATAAAAGAAGGGATTGAATTTGCTCTAGTCGACACTATGGAAATTGAAAGGCGAGCGCTTAGAGCGCGTCAAGGGCTACTAGGTAGGCTATTTAATACAAAACTAGGCTCATTACGGTTAAGTGATACAAGGGAGCGTTATTCCTTGCCATTGTATCAAAACCATAATGCACTGACTGACGCTTTAGCCACCGCAGAATTACTGCAAGCTCAGCTGAGTTATCATTATCGGTTAGATACGCCACTAAGTGAAATTTGGCTTTAG